In Scylla paramamosain isolate STU-SP2022 chromosome 1, ASM3559412v1, whole genome shotgun sequence, one DNA window encodes the following:
- the LOC135095852 gene encoding protein extra-macrochaetae-like, whose protein sequence is MKSATSRSSRDPPEVRQERQEIREYLDKLRQLVPGCPKAGKLSRLAVIQHVIDYIVELQDTLVHHPVNAAALAAEQDVAHLAHVDPLLALQRLGAHKRTHTPSLTSDAAKSSSMVTKTNADTAVRKNNSNCRRPLGVLSSLKNQRHQ, encoded by the coding sequence ATGAAGTCAGCCACCTCACGCTCTTCCAGGGACCCGCCAGAAGTACGGCAAGAGCGACAAGAAATACGTGAGTACCTCGATAAACTGCGGCAGCTGGTGCCAGGATGCCCCAAGGCGGGCAAGCTCTCGCGTCTGGCGGTGATTCAACACGTGATTGACTACATAGTGGAACTTCAAGACACCTTGGTGCACCACCCCGTCAACGCCGCCGCGCTGGCCGCCGAACAGGACGTGGCGCATCTCGCCCACGTAGACCCGCTACTGGCCCTCCAGCGCCTCGGCGCCCAtaagcgcacacacacgccttcGCTAACATCCGACGCGGCAAAGTCCAGCAGCATGGTGACCAAGACTAATGCTGACACTGCCGTCAGGAAAAATAACAGCAACTGCAGACGGCCGCTGGGCGTTTTGTCGTCCCTTAAAAACCAAAGACACCAATAA